GACCGGGTGGTGGCCAACTGGCTGGATCGACGCGACTAGCGACTTGCGGCGTATATCGCTTGTCGGCAAAGCGGACTATCGTGCTGGGATTGTTCCCATGCAACGGAAGGAGTGGATGCGATGACGGCGAAGAAGATTCTCATGCTGGTGGGCGACTACGTCGAGGACTACGAAGCGATGGTGCCGTTCCAGGCCTTGCGCATGGTGGGCCACACCGTGCACGCAGTATGCCCGGAGAAAGTCGCGGGGCAGACCGTGCGCACCGCGATCCACGATTTCGAGGGCGAGCAAACCTACAGCGAGAAGCCCGGCCACAACTTCGCCCTGAACTTCGATTTTGTCCAAGTGCGGGCTGAAAGTTACGACGCGTTGCTGATCCCGGGCGGACGTGCACCGGAGTACCTGCGCCTGGACGAGCGAGTGCTGACGTTGGTCCGGGCGTTCGACAAGGCGGACAAGCCGATCGCGGCGGTCTGCCACGGTGCGCAACTATTGGCTGCAGCCGGGGTGCTGGAGGGACGTGAATGCAGCGCCTATCCAGCCTGCGCCCCCGAGGTTCGCCTGGCGGGTGGGCGCTTCATCGATATCGCCGTGGATCAGGCCCATGTGGACGGTAATCTGGTCACCGCGCCGGCCTGGCCTGCGCATCCAGAATGGTTGGCTGCGTTTCTGAAGGTACTGGGGAAGATTCCTCGATGACCGTAAAGGGGAGGCGCTGACCTCCCTGTTTCGGGCGAGATGATAGCGGTGATGGAGAAATACCTGTCGCGCAGGGAAAAGGGCGTGGCCTGGAGCGGATGTTAGGGTCATGACTCAGGCCCGGCCCGACCGAGCGCAACCTCCACATCGATCGAAAAGACCGCCCCGAATGGAAATCCGCCTGCTCCACGGCGCCGCCATCGCGCCTTACCTCGATGACCTTGCTCGGTTGCGCCTGACGGCGTTTCGAGAGTTCCCTTACCTGTACGACGGCGTTGCGCAGGACGAAGCTGACGCCCTGTCTTCCTACGCAGAGTCCGGACGCAGCCTGGTGGTGTTGGCGCTCGACGCAGGCCAGGTGGTGGGCGCGTCCTGTGGCCAGCCATTGGTCGACGCCGCTGCCGAGCTCCAGCAACCGTTCCTGGCCCAGGGGCGCGACCCGAATTCAATCTACTTCTTTGGCGAGTCGGTGTTGATGCCGGCCTATCGAGGCCGGGGCCTGGGCGTGCGGTTTTTCATCGAGCGCGAGTCCTACGCCCACAAGCTTGCCGAGTTCGACTATTGCGCGTTTTGTACCGTCGAGCGCCCGGCCGGGCACCCGCGCCGCCCAGTGGACTACAGGCCGTTGCATGGCTTCTGGCGAAACCGGGGCTTCCTGCATGAGCCGTCGTTGCGCACGTCCCAGCGTTGGCGGGATCTGGACGATGAGGAACAGTCCACCAAGATCCTGTCCTTCTGGCTCAAGGCGCTTCCGGTGTAAGGCGCACCTGGGCTGCAGATCGCGAGCAAAAAAAACCGCCCCATGACGGAGCGGTTCTTTTAGCGGGAAGGCGCTGTTACTTCACTTCCACCGCCAGGCTTTCGGCGATCTTGCTCTGCCACAGCGCAGGGCCGGTGATGTGCACCGACTCACCCTTGCTGTCCACCGCGACGGTGACCGGCATGTCCTTCACTTCGAACTCGTAGATCGCTTCCATGCCCAGCTCGGCGAAGGCCAGGACCTTCGACTTGCGGATGGCCTGGGCCACCAGGTAGGCGGCGCCGCCGACGGCCATCAGGTACACGGCCTTGTTGTCCTTGATCGCCTCGATGGCGGTCGGGCCACGCTCGGACTTGCCGATCATGCCCAGCAGGCCGGTTTGCTCGAGGATCTGGCGGGTGAACTTGTCCATGCGGGTGGCGGTGGTCGGGCCGGCAGGGCCTACCACTTCGTCACCGACCGGGTCGACCGGGCCGACGTAATAGATGAAGCGGCCTTTGAGGTCGACCGGCAGCTCTTCGCCACGGTTGAGCATCTCGACCATGCGCTTGTGCGCGGCGTCACGGCCGGTGAGCATCTTGCCGTTGAGCAGGATGGTCTCGCCCGGTTTCCAGCTGGCGACTTCTTCCGGAGTGATGTCGTCCAGGTTGACGCGGCGGGCGCTCGGGCCGGCTTCCCAGACGATTTCCGGGTAGGCGTCCAGCGAAGGCGCTTCCAGTTCGGCCGGGCCGGAGCCATCGAGCACGAAGTGGGCGTGACGGGTGGCGGCGCAGTTGGGGATCATGCACACCGGCAGCGAGGCGGCGTGGGTCGGGTAGTCCATGATCTTGACGTCGAGCACGGTGGTCAGGCCGCCCAGGCCCTGGGCGCCGATACCCAGCTGGTTGACCTTGTCGAACAGCTCCAGGCGGATCTCTTCGAGGCGGTTCTGTGGACCACGGGCTTTCAGCTCATGGATGTCGATGGACTCCATCAGCACTTCCTTGGCCATCACCGCGGCTTTCTCGGCGGTGCCGCCGATGCCGATGCCCAGCATGCCAGGCGGGCACCAGCCGGCGCCCATGGTCGGGACGGTCTTGAGCACCCAGTCGACGATCGAGTCGGACGGGTTGAGCATGGCCATCTTCGACTTGTTCTCGGAGCCACCGCCTTTGGCGGCCACGTCGACTTCGACCTTGTCGCCTGGGACGATCGAGTAGTGGATCACCGCCGGGGTGTTGTCCTTGGTGTTCTTGCGGGCACCGGCCGGGTCGGCCAGGATCGAGGCGCGCAGGACGTTTTCAGGCAGGTTGTAGGCGCGGCGCACACCTTCGTTGATCATGTCGTCGACGCTCAGGGTGGCGCCGT
This genomic stretch from Pseudomonas entomophila harbors:
- a CDS encoding GNAT family acetyltransferase, producing the protein MEIRLLHGAAIAPYLDDLARLRLTAFREFPYLYDGVAQDEADALSSYAESGRSLVVLALDAGQVVGASCGQPLVDAAAELQQPFLAQGRDPNSIYFFGESVLMPAYRGRGLGVRFFIERESYAHKLAEFDYCAFCTVERPAGHPRRPVDYRPLHGFWRNRGFLHEPSLRTSQRWRDLDDEEQSTKILSFWLKALPV
- a CDS encoding fumarate hydratase; amino-acid sequence: MTVIKQDDLIQSVADALQFISYYHPVDFIQAMHEAYLREESPAARDSIAQILINSRMCATGHRPICQDTGIVTVFIRVGMDVRWDGATLSVDDMINEGVRRAYNLPENVLRASILADPAGARKNTKDNTPAVIHYSIVPGDKVEVDVAAKGGGSENKSKMAMLNPSDSIVDWVLKTVPTMGAGWCPPGMLGIGIGGTAEKAAVMAKEVLMESIDIHELKARGPQNRLEEIRLELFDKVNQLGIGAQGLGGLTTVLDVKIMDYPTHAASLPVCMIPNCAATRHAHFVLDGSGPAELEAPSLDAYPEIVWEAGPSARRVNLDDITPEEVASWKPGETILLNGKMLTGRDAAHKRMVEMLNRGEELPVDLKGRFIYYVGPVDPVGDEVVGPAGPTTATRMDKFTRQILEQTGLLGMIGKSERGPTAIEAIKDNKAVYLMAVGGAAYLVAQAIRKSKVLAFAELGMEAIYEFEVKDMPVTVAVDSKGESVHITGPALWQSKIAESLAVEVK
- a CDS encoding DJ-1/PfpI family protein, coding for MTAKKILMLVGDYVEDYEAMVPFQALRMVGHTVHAVCPEKVAGQTVRTAIHDFEGEQTYSEKPGHNFALNFDFVQVRAESYDALLIPGGRAPEYLRLDERVLTLVRAFDKADKPIAAVCHGAQLLAAAGVLEGRECSAYPACAPEVRLAGGRFIDIAVDQAHVDGNLVTAPAWPAHPEWLAAFLKVLGKIPR